The Streptomyces sp. SS1-1 genome has a segment encoding these proteins:
- a CDS encoding peptidoglycan recognition protein encodes MRAIRRITAERVRGLPGGRGALVVLGCVPGLAAALALVLCAGGVERSAEREKRPVAARPASYHAARPPIVPRDVWLDEESLHTQPPPRYDDKVVAVFVHHTDSPNDYDCAESPSIIEHLYAGQTGGRHWDDLGYNFVVDRCGTIYEGRAGGTDRPVTGAHTQGFNHRTAGVAALGTFTAGVPVPKAMTDAIAAVVAWKLGLSGTDPRAEVRLTSSNDLSRYASGTTATLPAVAGHNDGYSTTCPGAALSARLPEIRATAARLQGRLSP; translated from the coding sequence ATGCGTGCCATCCGACGGATCACGGCGGAACGGGTGCGGGGCCTCCCCGGGGGACGGGGAGCCCTCGTCGTCCTCGGCTGCGTACCGGGACTGGCCGCCGCGCTCGCGCTCGTCCTGTGCGCCGGCGGGGTGGAGCGGAGCGCGGAGCGGGAGAAGCGGCCCGTCGCGGCGCGCCCCGCCTCGTACCACGCGGCCCGGCCGCCCATCGTGCCCCGGGACGTCTGGCTGGACGAGGAGAGCCTGCACACCCAGCCGCCCCCGCGCTACGACGACAAGGTGGTCGCCGTGTTCGTGCACCACACCGACTCGCCGAACGACTACGACTGCGCCGAGTCCCCGAGCATCATCGAGCACCTCTACGCCGGCCAGACCGGCGGCCGGCACTGGGACGACCTCGGCTACAACTTCGTCGTCGACCGCTGCGGCACGATCTACGAGGGCCGGGCCGGCGGCACCGACCGGCCCGTCACCGGCGCCCACACGCAGGGCTTCAACCACCGCACCGCCGGCGTCGCCGCCCTCGGCACCTTCACGGCCGGGGTGCCCGTCCCCAAGGCGATGACCGACGCGATCGCCGCGGTCGTGGCGTGGAAGCTGGGCCTGTCCGGCACGGACCCGCGCGCGGAGGTACGGCTGACCTCCAGCAACGACCTCAGCCGCTACGCCTCCGGCACCACCGCCACACTGCCCGCCGTGGCCGGTCACAACGACGGCTACTCGACGACCT
- a CDS encoding MarP family serine protease, translated as MDLLDILLLLVMVAYAASGYRRGLVAGCVSLAGFVGGAAIGVWLLPWVMDLVTPGSTRATVAAVLTVLLPAVLVHELAGRLALRLRRELDRGPLRVADGVGGAVANAVAVLIVSWVAASVLAASSSPLLTSAIRDSRLLGGVQEVMPDTTPAWFSRATSALTEAGFPQVFNPFENESTAEVARPTGDSVTPAATEAAQRSTVKIEGSAGTQGREGSGFVYAPQRVMTNAHVVAGIDRPDVRVGGVGPSYAARVVLFDPRRDVAVLYVPQLRAPVLRFDDDAARGDSAVVAGYPEDGSLDLQAATVAGRIQATGQNIYNDETVTREIYSIRSTVRPGNSGGPLLTTDGRVYGVVFARSTTDDETGYVLTADEVASSARRAATATVPVDTGDLITS; from the coding sequence GTGGACCTGCTCGACATCCTGCTGCTGCTCGTGATGGTGGCCTACGCGGCGTCCGGCTACCGGCGCGGGCTGGTGGCCGGCTGTGTGTCGCTGGCCGGCTTCGTGGGCGGCGCGGCGATCGGCGTGTGGCTGCTGCCGTGGGTGATGGACCTGGTCACGCCGGGCAGCACCCGGGCGACGGTGGCCGCGGTGCTGACGGTGCTGCTGCCCGCCGTGCTGGTGCACGAGCTGGCCGGGCGGCTGGCCCTGCGGCTGCGCCGGGAGCTGGACCGCGGGCCGCTGCGGGTGGCCGACGGCGTCGGCGGGGCCGTAGCCAACGCGGTGGCCGTGCTGATCGTGTCCTGGGTGGCGGCGAGCGTGCTGGCCGCGTCCTCCTCGCCGCTGCTGACGTCGGCGATCCGCGACTCGCGGCTGCTGGGCGGTGTGCAGGAGGTCATGCCGGACACCACTCCGGCCTGGTTCTCGCGGGCCACGTCCGCGCTGACCGAGGCGGGTTTCCCGCAGGTCTTCAACCCGTTCGAGAACGAGTCGACGGCCGAGGTCGCCCGGCCCACCGGCGACAGCGTCACCCCGGCCGCCACGGAGGCCGCCCAGCGCAGCACCGTCAAGATCGAGGGGTCCGCCGGGACGCAGGGCCGCGAGGGCAGCGGGTTCGTGTACGCGCCGCAGCGTGTGATGACCAACGCGCACGTGGTGGCCGGCATCGACCGGCCGGACGTCCGCGTGGGCGGGGTGGGGCCGTCGTACGCGGCGCGGGTGGTGCTGTTCGATCCCCGGCGCGATGTGGCCGTGCTGTACGTGCCGCAGCTGCGCGCCCCCGTCCTGCGGTTCGACGACGACGCCGCGCGCGGCGACTCGGCGGTCGTCGCGGGCTACCCGGAGGACGGCTCGCTGGACCTCCAGGCGGCGACGGTCGCGGGCCGCATACAGGCCACCGGGCAGAACATCTACAACGACGAGACGGTGACCCGCGAGATCTACTCGATCCGCTCCACCGTGCGCCCGGGGAACTCGGGCGGGCCGCTGCTGACCACCGACGGCCGGGTGTATGGGGTGGTGTTCGCCCGCTCCACCACCGACGACGAGACCGGTTACGTCCTGACGGCGGACGAGGTGGCCTCCTCCGCCCGCCGCGCGGCGACCGCGACGGTCCCGGTGGACACCGGCGACCTGATCACCTCGTGA
- a CDS encoding TIGR01777 family oxidoreductase produces the protein MDQSRIVVAGSSGLIGAALVRSLVADGHEVVRLVRREPRTADEVRWDPDGGEVAAAVLAGCDAVVNLAGANVGARRWTDAYKESLRRGRVRGTAALASAMAELEPGERPRVFVNGSAIGYYGETGARAVDESSPPGEGFLPELCVAWEAAAAPAREAGVRTVFVRTGLVVAREGGAWGRLFPLFRAGLGGRLGDGRQFWSFVSLHDEVAAIRHLLDAEDLSGPFNVTAPEPVTNREITAAMGRVLHRPALLPVPAPVLRTVLGEMAGDVLGSQRVRPARLLESGFTFAFPDIEGAIRAAVR, from the coding sequence ATGGATCAGTCGAGAATCGTGGTCGCCGGCTCCTCCGGCCTGATCGGTGCCGCCCTGGTGCGCTCGCTCGTCGCGGACGGCCATGAGGTGGTCCGTCTGGTGCGCCGGGAGCCCCGGACGGCGGACGAGGTCCGCTGGGACCCCGACGGCGGTGAGGTGGCGGCGGCGGTGCTCGCCGGGTGCGACGCGGTGGTCAATCTGGCCGGCGCCAACGTGGGGGCGCGGCGCTGGACCGACGCGTACAAGGAGAGTCTGCGGCGCGGGCGGGTGCGGGGCACGGCGGCGCTGGCCTCGGCGATGGCGGAGCTGGAGCCCGGGGAGCGGCCGCGGGTCTTCGTGAACGGCAGCGCGATCGGCTACTACGGCGAGACCGGCGCGCGGGCCGTGGACGAGTCGAGTCCGCCCGGGGAGGGTTTCCTGCCGGAGCTGTGCGTGGCGTGGGAGGCCGCGGCGGCGCCCGCGCGGGAGGCGGGGGTGCGGACGGTGTTCGTGCGCACCGGTCTCGTCGTGGCCCGGGAGGGCGGGGCGTGGGGGCGGCTGTTCCCGCTGTTCAGGGCGGGGCTGGGGGGTCGGCTCGGGGACGGGCGGCAGTTCTGGTCGTTCGTGTCGCTGCACGACGAGGTGGCGGCGATCCGGCATCTGCTGGACGCCGAGGACCTGTCGGGGCCGTTCAACGTGACCGCTCCCGAGCCGGTGACGAACCGGGAGATCACCGCGGCCATGGGGCGGGTGCTGCACCGGCCGGCGCTGCTGCCGGTCCCGGCGCCCGTCCTGCGGACCGTGCTCGGCGAGATGGCCGGGGACGTCCTCGGCAGTCAGCGGGTCCGGCCGGCGCGGCTGCTGGAGTCGGGCTTCACCTTCGCGTTCCCGGACATCGAGGGGGCGATCCGGGCGGCCGTGCGGTAG
- a CDS encoding NAD(P)/FAD-dependent oxidoreductase, whose protein sequence is MLEPAYQADVVIVGAGVAGLAAAHRLTSAGISTAVLEAAPYPGGRMSTEKIDGFRLDRIGQLLSTSYPELRRTPALDALALRSFAPGVLLHSDGRRHRAGALTGPAGARRARGALHAVRALASAPRGSAVPRARAGAPLGTAVDQARLGAALARLASAPVERLLNRPEAPAARALAERGIPARTIDGFLRPLLAALLYDPELTTSSRCADLALHAFASGRLCVPEGGAEALPDLLARSLPPGTVHTGVRVTSIATTAVTTAEHGEIRCRAVLVATDARTAGELLPGLRVPGFHPVTVLHHTMAEAPETGASLLLDADRSGPVAHTALISRVDPSRAPAGRALVTSTVLGTPPPDVDTAVRMHLARLYGTSTARWETLAVHHTPEAVPAMTAPHDLRRPVRLLAGLYVCGDHRDTSTLQGALHSARRATTAILTDLGAAGSLNRAEPLRTAA, encoded by the coding sequence GTGCTTGAGCCCGCGTACCAGGCGGACGTCGTCATCGTGGGAGCCGGGGTCGCCGGGCTCGCCGCGGCGCACCGGCTGACCAGCGCAGGAATATCCACCGCGGTCCTGGAGGCGGCCCCTTATCCGGGTGGCCGCATGTCGACCGAGAAGATCGACGGCTTCCGGCTGGACCGGATCGGGCAACTGCTGTCGACGTCGTATCCCGAGCTCCGCCGGACACCGGCCCTGGACGCGCTCGCGCTGCGGTCCTTCGCCCCGGGGGTGCTGCTGCACAGCGACGGGCGCCGGCACCGCGCCGGGGCGCTCACCGGCCCGGCGGGCGCCCGGCGCGCCAGGGGCGCACTCCATGCCGTACGCGCCCTGGCAAGCGCCCCCAGGGGTTCCGCGGTCCCCCGGGCGCGCGCCGGCGCTCCGCTGGGCACCGCCGTCGACCAGGCGCGCCTGGGTGCCGCGCTCGCCCGGCTGGCCTCGGCGCCCGTCGAACGGCTGCTGAACCGCCCGGAGGCTCCGGCCGCGCGGGCCCTCGCGGAGCGCGGCATCCCGGCCCGCACGATCGACGGTTTCCTGCGGCCGCTGCTCGCCGCCCTGCTGTACGACCCGGAGCTGACGACGTCCAGCCGGTGCGCGGACCTCGCGCTGCACGCCTTCGCGAGCGGCCGGCTGTGCGTGCCCGAGGGCGGCGCCGAGGCGCTGCCCGACCTGCTGGCACGCTCGCTGCCGCCGGGCACCGTGCACACCGGGGTGCGGGTCACGTCGATCGCCACGACGGCCGTGACGACCGCCGAGCACGGCGAGATCCGGTGCCGGGCGGTGCTGGTGGCCACCGACGCGCGGACCGCGGGCGAGCTGCTGCCGGGGCTGCGCGTGCCCGGCTTCCACCCGGTGACGGTCCTCCACCACACGATGGCCGAGGCACCGGAGACCGGCGCCTCGCTGCTGCTGGACGCCGACCGGAGCGGCCCGGTGGCGCACACGGCGCTGATCAGCCGCGTCGACCCGAGCCGCGCCCCGGCCGGCCGGGCCCTCGTCACCTCGACGGTCCTGGGCACCCCGCCCCCGGACGTCGACACGGCCGTACGGATGCACCTGGCCCGGCTGTACGGCACCTCGACGGCCCGCTGGGAGACGCTGGCCGTGCACCACACACCCGAGGCCGTCCCCGCGATGACCGCCCCGCACGACCTGCGCCGCCCGGTCCGGTTGCTGGCGGGCCTGTACGTGTGCGGCGACCACCGCGACACCAGCACCCTCCAGGGCGCCCTCCACTCGGCCCGCCGGGCCACCACGGCGATCCTGACGGACCTGGGCGCGGCGGGCTCCCTGAACCGGGCGGAACCCTTACGAACGGCGGCCTGA
- a CDS encoding GNAT family N-acetyltransferase codes for MSETRPHPVLRTARPEDDEELARLDRSTWSPLHAVVPRPRPPYPPFFDERHAPEDVLVAELDGRVVGYIRVVPPTRLACNAHVRQIQGLAVADEARGLGVGRALVRAAVEDSRRRGARRVTLRVLGHNTPARALYASEGFVVEGVLPGEFHIDGRYADDVLMGRAL; via the coding sequence ATGTCCGAGACCCGTCCGCACCCCGTGCTCCGTACCGCCCGGCCCGAGGACGACGAGGAACTGGCCCGGCTCGACCGCTCCACCTGGTCGCCGCTGCACGCCGTCGTGCCCCGGCCGCGCCCGCCGTACCCGCCCTTCTTCGACGAGCGCCACGCCCCCGAGGACGTCCTCGTCGCGGAGCTGGACGGCCGCGTCGTCGGCTACATACGCGTGGTCCCGCCGACCCGGCTCGCCTGCAACGCGCACGTCCGGCAGATCCAGGGGCTGGCGGTCGCGGACGAAGCCCGTGGTCTGGGCGTCGGGCGGGCGCTCGTGCGGGCGGCCGTCGAGGATTCCCGGCGCCGGGGCGCCCGCCGCGTCACCTTGCGCGTCCTCGGCCACAACACCCCCGCCCGCGCGCTCTACGCGTCCGAGGGCTTCGTGGTCGAGGGCGTCCTGCCCGGGGAGTTCCACATCGACGGGAGGTACGCCGACGACGTGCTCATGGGACGCGCTCTGTGA